One Halarcobacter ebronensis genomic window carries:
- a CDS encoding heavy metal translocating P-type ATPase → MQKLKLENLDCAHCALKIENSLNAMEELENVKLNFSTSTLSFEQKSNENIIDKITEVIQSIEKDVNVVEDKKDEARSFWQLLNKKLLLITTISILLTFFSYNYISQNYFQVLMYLLAYLLVGWDVLYKATRNILKGKLFDENFLMGIATIGAFALGEYIEGITVMVFYQIGEMFQAVAVNNSRDSINSLIDLKPEFANVKEGNNIVQKNPEKVKIGETIVVKVGEKVPVDGVLLSDTCSFDTSAITGEFKPKTLNKEDEILSGYINLSQASNIKVTSLYKNSTIAKIIELIENASSQKARAEKFITKFASIYTPFVVVAALLLAFIPPLFIEGALYSDWIERSLVFLVISCPCALVISIPLSFFSAIGAISKKGILVKGANYVEKLTEIENIIFDKTGTLTHGIFKVTKIKTYGIKEEELLELAALSESFSTHPIAKSIVKAFNKEINHEKVSSHEEFSGLGVKATIQNTEVLVGNQKLLNRFSVDIPEEISEDLNVVFVAINSKIAGFIVVDDVIKEEAKNFIEELKRVQIKKTYMLTGDKKEVALKVANNLGIDEVRYELLPQDKLSSFKEIKEKTGKITAFVGDGINDAPTLASSDIGFAMGGIGSDLAVKSADVVVLNDKLDSILDAIKISKKTKVIVYQNIVFIMIIKVGFLILGAGAIIGMAEAIFADIGVALLAILNSMRILKESKNKDTRREEKKIKEGNREDSRSSKAPTSGFNTSKGTVTSSCCEDKSCCSKS, encoded by the coding sequence ATGCAAAAACTTAAATTAGAAAACTTAGATTGTGCACATTGTGCTTTAAAAATTGAAAACTCTTTAAATGCAATGGAGGAGTTAGAGAATGTAAAATTAAACTTTTCTACCTCAACACTTAGTTTTGAGCAAAAAAGCAATGAAAATATTATTGATAAAATAACAGAAGTAATACAAAGTATTGAAAAAGATGTAAATGTTGTAGAAGATAAAAAAGATGAAGCTAGAAGTTTTTGGCAACTATTAAATAAAAAACTTCTACTTATTACAACTATCTCTATTCTTTTAACTTTTTTTTCATATAACTATATTTCTCAAAACTATTTTCAAGTTTTAATGTATTTACTTGCATATTTATTAGTAGGCTGGGATGTATTATATAAAGCAACTAGAAATATTCTAAAAGGAAAGCTTTTTGATGAAAATTTTTTAATGGGAATTGCCACAATAGGAGCCTTTGCACTAGGCGAATATATTGAAGGTATTACTGTAATGGTATTTTATCAAATAGGTGAGATGTTTCAAGCAGTTGCTGTTAATAATTCAAGGGATAGCATAAACTCTTTAATTGACTTAAAACCTGAATTTGCTAATGTAAAAGAGGGAAATAACATTGTCCAGAAAAATCCAGAAAAGGTAAAGATTGGTGAGACTATTGTAGTTAAAGTAGGAGAAAAAGTTCCTGTTGATGGGGTTTTATTATCTGATACTTGCTCTTTTGATACAAGTGCAATTACAGGAGAGTTTAAACCAAAAACCTTAAATAAAGAGGATGAGATATTAAGTGGATATATAAATCTATCTCAAGCATCAAATATAAAAGTAACCTCATTATATAAAAACTCAACCATAGCAAAAATAATTGAACTTATAGAAAATGCCTCTTCACAAAAGGCAAGAGCAGAAAAATTTATAACTAAATTTGCCTCTATTTACACACCTTTTGTTGTTGTAGCAGCACTATTGTTAGCATTTATTCCTCCCTTATTTATAGAAGGAGCCTTATACTCTGATTGGATTGAAAGATCTTTGGTATTTTTAGTAATCTCTTGTCCTTGTGCTTTGGTTATCTCTATACCTTTATCTTTTTTTAGTGCCATTGGAGCAATCTCAAAAAAGGGTATTTTAGTTAAAGGTGCAAATTATGTGGAAAAATTAACTGAAATAGAGAATATTATTTTTGATAAAACAGGAACTTTGACCCATGGTATTTTTAAAGTAACAAAAATAAAAACCTATGGAATAAAAGAAGAAGAACTTTTAGAGCTTGCAGCTTTAAGTGAAAGCTTCTCAACCCACCCTATTGCAAAATCAATTGTAAAGGCTTTTAATAAAGAGATAAATCATGAAAAAGTTAGCTCTCATGAAGAATTTAGTGGCTTAGGAGTAAAGGCCACCATACAAAATACTGAAGTTTTAGTTGGAAATCAAAAATTATTAAATAGATTTTCAGTTGATATTCCAGAAGAAATTAGTGAAGATTTAAATGTTGTTTTTGTAGCTATTAATTCAAAAATTGCTGGATTTATTGTTGTTGACGATGTAATAAAAGAAGAGGCAAAAAACTTTATAGAAGAACTTAAAAGAGTTCAAATCAAAAAAACTTATATGCTCACAGGAGATAAAAAAGAAGTAGCTTTAAAAGTTGCAAATAACTTAGGAATAGATGAAGTTAGATATGAACTATTACCACAAGATAAACTATCAAGTTTTAAAGAAATAAAAGAAAAAACAGGCAAAATTACTGCTTTTGTAGGAGATGGTATAAACGATGCCCCAACTCTAGCAAGCTCTGATATTGGCTTTGCTATGGGAGGAATTGGAAGTGATTTAGCAGTAAAATCTGCTGATGTGGTTGTTCTAAATGATAAATTAGATTCAATACTAGATGCAATAAAAATTTCAAAAAAAACAAAAGTAATTGTTTACCAAAATATAGTTTTTATTATGATTATTAAAGTTGGCTTTTTAATATTAGGAGCTGGTGCTATAATAGGGATGGCTGAAGCAATTTTTGCTGATATTGGTGTAGCACTTTTAGCAATACTTAACTCAATGAGAATATTAAAAGAGAGTAAAAATAAAGACACTAGAAGAGAAGAGAAAAAAATTAAAGAGGGAAATAGAGAAGATAGTAGAAGCTCTAAAGCACCTACTTCTGGTTTTAATACCTCAAAAGGGACAGTAACAAGCAGTTGTTGTGAAGATAAATCTTGTTGTAGTAAAAGCTAG
- a CDS encoding helix-turn-helix domain-containing protein has translation MSRIVSSKEFWEDIKYKCLPNRNRDKNSLTFDTNLGKLNLSYFNTGLGFTYSFYTAYYYDDIILEALNSEEFSFMGFNIGEVSYMKDKKGRTIDINTNLCYTGEYLNGSDTKGLYHKNRLYSSHYITFEDNLFKEIKKNNEKLLKTKPLFESDFIKFCFNNYINEYQQTLLKEISQISMVEDRLKELYLESKLYDLIYTTLNTVEIQNEQIFLTNQDIESLNKAKKILFDNIMNPPSLKELAHKAAINEFKLKKGFKQLFGNTVYGLLQEHRLMEAKKLLESSDINIGEASFLVGYKSISHFSKIFKDYFGITPMQIKKESRTIYYGR, from the coding sequence ATGAGTAGAATTGTTTCTTCAAAAGAGTTTTGGGAGGATATAAAATATAAGTGTCTTCCTAATAGAAATAGAGATAAAAATAGTTTAACCTTTGATACAAACTTAGGTAAACTTAATTTAAGCTATTTTAACACAGGATTGGGGTTTACATACTCTTTTTATACTGCTTATTATTATGATGATATTATATTAGAAGCCTTAAATAGTGAAGAATTCTCTTTTATGGGTTTTAATATTGGTGAAGTCTCATATATGAAAGACAAAAAAGGCAGAACTATTGATATAAACACCAATTTATGCTACACAGGAGAGTACTTAAATGGCTCTGATACTAAAGGGTTATATCATAAAAATAGATTATACTCCTCCCACTATATAACTTTTGAGGATAATCTTTTTAAAGAGATAAAAAAGAATAATGAAAAATTATTAAAAACAAAACCTCTTTTTGAAAGTGATTTTATAAAGTTTTGTTTTAATAACTACATTAATGAGTATCAACAAACACTACTAAAAGAAATTTCACAAATCTCTATGGTTGAAGATAGATTAAAAGAGTTATATTTAGAGTCTAAACTTTATGATTTGATATATACAACTTTAAATACAGTAGAGATACAAAATGAGCAGATATTTCTAACTAATCAAGATATTGAATCTCTAAATAAAGCAAAAAAAATTCTTTTTGATAATATTATGAACCCTCCTTCACTAAAAGAGTTGGCTCATAAAGCTGCAATTAATGAGTTTAAATTAAAAAAGGGTTTTAAGCAGTTATTCGGAAATACCGTATATGGATTGCTTCAAGAACATAGACTAATGGAGGCAAAAAAACTTTTAGAAAGTAGTGATATAAATATAGGTGAAGCTTCTTTTTTGGTGGGTTATAAAAGTATAAGCCATTTTAGTAAAATTTTCAAAGACTATTTTGGTATTACTCCTATGCAGATAAAAAAAGAGAGTAGAACTATCTATTATGGGAGATAA
- a CDS encoding TonB-dependent receptor: MFSKRIIYGSILISCALFGNENSVGEVTVTANKVEENIINVPQSITVIEKEELTEKNINSIPKIIDQIPNMHIAKEKAFGTTVNFRGLNTSMFTNNNPVVVYIDGVPVMDKYSYKAALTNVKRVEVLRGPQGTLYGKDAIGAVINIVTEDTPDNITGFVGVEYGSNNFMQTNFNISAPLVDNILYAGINGEFSKDDGWQTNTYLNDNKSEKSENKDINAYFKYLPTDRLSMKFNITHSETDDNGINGNVFTSTNIKDIKRSGAETVSMDIPTTEKIESDSLSLALEYNLDYFDLNFVSTYRDSDLNGIYDSDYLDGTKPDAGLTQWNSTDTKTYTNELRVSNYDNFIKWVGGLYFDSQKVVQSPYGYDSVSGGAVYHGNADSTTKSKTYALFGQTMIPLTEKLELTLGGRYQKIKKDFYVDVLNTWGGFTLSDFTIDTEKTWNVFLPKVAMSYKIDEDLASFLSISKGYMPGGFNYFPSSPNINDAMFKPQESINYEMGVKGAFKDFNFAASLFYMDISDIHIYKSDGMNWFTDNAKKAHSYGLELEGKYFLSDVFDISGSLGLIKSEYDDYDAGGGVKFDGQDIENIPSHTLNLSLNYNGNSGIYGYVNVVNRGNINFYDNNNKRFLEDDGNTTINIKIGKKFSNWDIYAYVDNITDEDYVTSYMSKSGLAIALFNEPRFFGIGARYSF; the protein is encoded by the coding sequence ATGTTTTCGAAAAGAATAATATATGGAAGTATATTAATAAGTTGTGCTCTTTTTGGAAATGAAAATAGCGTGGGGGAAGTAACAGTAACTGCGAATAAAGTAGAAGAGAATATTATAAATGTTCCACAAAGTATTACAGTTATTGAAAAAGAAGAGTTAACTGAAAAGAATATAAACTCTATTCCAAAAATTATTGATCAAATTCCAAATATGCATATTGCAAAGGAAAAAGCATTTGGAACAACTGTAAATTTTAGAGGCTTAAATACATCTATGTTTACAAACAATAACCCAGTAGTTGTTTACATAGACGGGGTACCTGTAATGGATAAATACTCTTATAAAGCAGCATTAACTAATGTAAAAAGAGTCGAAGTATTAAGAGGTCCACAAGGAACCTTATATGGAAAAGATGCAATTGGTGCAGTTATTAATATAGTTACAGAAGACACACCTGATAATATAACAGGATTTGTTGGAGTTGAATATGGTAGTAATAACTTTATGCAAACAAATTTTAATATTAGTGCTCCTTTAGTTGATAATATCTTATATGCGGGAATTAATGGTGAGTTTTCTAAAGATGATGGATGGCAAACAAATACTTATCTAAATGATAATAAATCAGAGAAGAGTGAAAATAAAGATATAAATGCATATTTCAAATATCTACCTACAGATAGATTGAGTATGAAGTTTAATATAACTCATAGTGAGACTGATGATAATGGTATAAATGGGAATGTTTTTACATCAACAAATATAAAAGATATAAAAAGAAGTGGAGCAGAAACTGTAAGTATGGATATTCCAACAACAGAAAAAATTGAATCTGATTCACTAAGTTTAGCTTTAGAATACAATTTAGATTATTTTGATCTTAATTTTGTATCAACATACAGAGACTCAGATCTTAATGGAATTTATGATTCAGATTATTTGGATGGAACTAAACCTGATGCTGGTCTTACCCAATGGAATTCTACAGATACTAAAACTTATACAAATGAACTTAGAGTATCAAACTATGATAATTTTATCAAGTGGGTTGGAGGACTATATTTTGATTCCCAAAAAGTAGTTCAAAGTCCTTATGGATATGATAGTGTTAGTGGAGGAGCTGTATATCATGGGAATGCAGATTCGACAACTAAATCAAAAACTTATGCACTCTTTGGTCAGACAATGATACCCCTTACAGAAAAATTGGAGCTTACTCTAGGAGGAAGATACCAAAAAATTAAAAAAGATTTTTATGTGGATGTTTTAAATACTTGGGGTGGTTTTACACTATCAGATTTTACAATAGATACAGAAAAAACTTGGAATGTATTTTTACCAAAAGTAGCTATGTCTTATAAAATAGATGAAGATCTTGCATCTTTTCTTTCTATTTCTAAAGGCTATATGCCAGGAGGTTTTAACTATTTCCCTTCATCACCAAATATCAATGATGCAATGTTTAAACCCCAAGAGTCAATAAATTATGAAATGGGAGTTAAAGGAGCATTTAAAGATTTTAACTTTGCAGCTTCATTATTTTATATGGATATTAGTGATATCCATATATATAAATCTGATGGAATGAACTGGTTTACAGATAATGCAAAAAAAGCACACTCATATGGATTAGAACTTGAAGGGAAATATTTTTTAAGTGATGTTTTTGATATTAGTGGTAGTTTAGGATTGATTAAATCAGAATATGACGATTATGATGCAGGAGGAGGAGTTAAATTTGATGGACAAGATATTGAAAATATACCTTCACATACTTTAAATCTTTCATTAAACTATAATGGGAATAGTGGAATCTATGGTTATGTAAATGTTGTAAATAGAGGGAATATAAACTTCTATGATAATAATAACAAAAGATTCTTAGAGGATGATGGAAACACTACTATAAACATAAAAATAGGTAAAAAGTTTTCAAATTGGGATATATACGCATATGTTGATAATATAACAGATGAAGATTATGTAACTTCATATATGTCTAAATCAGGTTTAGCAATTGCTCTATTTAATGAACCAAGATTCTTTGGAATTGGTGCAAGATATAGCTTTTAA
- a CDS encoding ABC transporter ATP-binding protein translates to MNKQSNKKYGLWAIIKPVMFQIRAAMFLSSLGAICLIFFLTLLSYFLTQILHGGQLQILDIKLNLLNAILILGAITIVAFLSRLSSFIVSHMGAFKLEEILRTKLAQHLAQVPLGYIITNGSGGLKKVMQDDVKALHTFIADSTPMIAKSIIAPIFTLIILLIIDYRLALVSILVLVLGWITMAYAMRDSKVLRQKYEKSQSDINRAVIEFAQAMPVVRTFDDGSSSFKRYNNSLLSYKKNLNEWMAISSFPAKLGMIILSPLPTLIVIFITSILLMEYSSLDLFAFISALFLSTVMAESMMPIMWLQNFIKKSQASALRIQEVLDEKILQEPKNPKQPSEFNIEFKNVYFKYDNINDYALEDINFEVKQNSVTALVGPSGAGKSTVAKLIPRFWDVTKGEILIGGINIKDIDSKTLMDKVSFVFQDTFLFADTIFNNIKMANPNATKKDVINAARAAQIDEFIKSLPNGYDTKAGDRGANLSGGQKQRITIARAILRDAPIIVLDEATAFADPESEEEIIKALSNLTKNKTVIMIAHRLSTIKNVDQIVVFDRGKISEKGKHNQLLENKKIYFQLWENYKEATKWNLEKGDCNESR, encoded by the coding sequence ATGAATAAACAATCAAATAAAAAATATGGATTATGGGCTATTATAAAGCCTGTAATGTTTCAAATAAGAGCTGCAATGTTTCTCTCATCTTTGGGAGCAATATGTCTTATTTTTTTTCTAACTCTATTATCTTACTTTTTAACTCAAATTTTGCATGGTGGTCAATTGCAAATATTAGATATAAAGTTAAATCTTCTAAATGCAATTTTAATTCTTGGTGCAATTACTATAGTTGCATTTTTATCAAGATTATCAAGTTTTATTGTATCTCATATGGGAGCTTTTAAATTAGAAGAAATTTTAAGAACTAAACTTGCTCAACATTTGGCCCAAGTTCCTTTAGGTTATATTATCACTAATGGTTCAGGTGGCTTAAAAAAAGTTATGCAAGATGATGTAAAAGCTTTACATACTTTTATCGCAGATAGCACTCCTATGATTGCAAAAAGCATTATTGCTCCAATTTTCACCCTAATTATACTATTAATTATAGACTATAGACTAGCATTAGTTAGCATTTTAGTTTTAGTTTTAGGATGGATTACAATGGCATATGCCATGAGAGATTCAAAAGTTTTACGACAAAAATATGAAAAAAGCCAAAGTGATATAAATAGAGCAGTTATTGAATTTGCTCAAGCTATGCCTGTTGTTCGTACTTTTGATGATGGAAGTAGCTCTTTTAAAAGGTACAATAATTCACTTTTGTCGTATAAAAAGAATTTAAATGAGTGGATGGCAATTAGCTCATTTCCAGCAAAACTAGGTATGATTATATTAAGTCCATTGCCTACTCTTATTGTAATTTTTATTACAAGCATTTTATTGATGGAATATAGTTCTTTGGATCTTTTTGCTTTTATTTCTGCTCTTTTTTTAAGTACAGTAATGGCTGAATCAATGATGCCTATAATGTGGCTTCAAAACTTTATAAAAAAATCTCAAGCATCGGCACTTAGAATTCAAGAGGTTTTAGATGAAAAGATTTTACAAGAGCCAAAAAATCCAAAACAACCAAGTGAATTTAATATTGAATTTAAAAATGTATATTTTAAATATGACAATATAAATGATTATGCCTTAGAGGATATAAACTTTGAGGTTAAACAAAACAGTGTAACGGCACTAGTAGGTCCTAGTGGTGCAGGTAAAAGTACAGTTGCAAAATTGATTCCAAGATTTTGGGATGTAACTAAAGGAGAAATATTAATAGGAGGAATAAATATTAAAGATATTGACTCAAAAACTTTAATGGATAAGGTCTCTTTCGTATTTCAAGATACTTTTCTTTTTGCTGATACAATCTTTAATAATATAAAAATGGCAAATCCTAATGCAACAAAGAAGGATGTAATAAATGCTGCAAGAGCAGCCCAAATAGATGAATTTATTAAAAGTTTACCCAATGGCTATGATACAAAAGCAGGAGATAGGGGAGCAAATCTTTCAGGTGGACAAAAACAGCGTATTACCATTGCAAGAGCAATTTTAAGGGATGCTCCAATAATTGTTCTTGATGAAGCTACTGCATTTGCAGACCCGGAGAGTGAAGAGGAGATAATAAAAGCTTTATCAAATCTTACAAAAAACAAGACTGTTATTATGATAGCCCATCGTCTTTCAACCATAAAAAACGTGGATCAAATTGTTGTTTTTGATAGGGGAAAAATATCAGAAAAAGGTAAACATAATCAACTACTTGAAAATAAAAAAATCTATTTTCAACTATGGGAAAACTACAAAGAAGCTACAAAATGGAATTTAGAAAAAGGAGATTGCAATGAATCAAGATAA
- a CDS encoding ABC transporter ATP-binding protein, translating to MNQDKSISFKQSYKISLELAGKYSKLVKKSYMYYILSFIFQAIAFLLFYPLLNAIFAKEFSLENSLIWLSAIVVLSLISFIFKWLATNFQYSGDLVEVTHSLRVKLGKKIKSMPLQSLYKYRTGELNSTLAQNVDDSVLHMGIVAGMALETIVIPIVLVIGTFIIDFKMGIALLVAIPIAIPIYNWSRKKTKWEKEEGAKAHATLEADTIEYLQGLTVLRSINQIGENATTLKKSIVTVREVQKKGVIGSSLPMIIMNTLIEFIFLLILSLGALWVAKEELSFAALAALLIILGRLSEPLANFLAIAGVLDVMHAGFKNIKKIFDTEDFTIHKPILEPKKFNIDFDNVTFNYDDSDKKALEYLSLEIKQNSLTAIVGPSGSGKTTITKLIMRYADPQNGTIKIGDVDIRNMEQSKLMSYISVVFQDVYLFDDTILNNIRMGKPNANNAEVMLASKAAFCHEFISKLPKGYDTKIGEIGGSLSGGERQRISIARAILKDAPIVILDEPTSALDTQSEVAVQNALDELIKNKTVIVIAHRLSTIAHADNILVIEDGKLKERGTHIELMAKKEKYYSMVQAQERTKEWNSITKKKNE from the coding sequence ATGAATCAAGATAAAAGCATTTCATTTAAACAGTCATATAAAATAAGTTTAGAACTTGCAGGAAAATATTCAAAACTTGTAAAAAAAAGTTATATGTACTATATCTTATCTTTTATATTTCAAGCTATCGCTTTTCTACTTTTTTATCCGCTATTAAATGCAATATTTGCAAAAGAGTTTTCACTAGAAAACTCTCTTATTTGGTTAAGTGCAATAGTTGTTTTAAGTCTAATATCTTTTATATTTAAATGGCTTGCTACGAATTTTCAATATTCTGGTGATTTAGTAGAGGTAACCCACTCTTTAAGAGTGAAATTAGGAAAAAAAATAAAATCAATGCCCCTTCAAAGTCTATATAAGTATAGAACAGGAGAGCTAAACTCAACCTTGGCACAAAATGTTGATGACTCTGTACTTCATATGGGTATTGTTGCGGGAATGGCACTAGAGACTATTGTTATACCAATAGTACTTGTGATTGGAACTTTTATAATAGATTTTAAAATGGGAATTGCACTTTTAGTAGCTATTCCTATAGCAATTCCCATATACAATTGGTCAAGAAAAAAAACTAAATGGGAAAAAGAAGAAGGGGCAAAAGCCCACGCTACACTAGAAGCAGATACAATAGAGTATTTACAAGGACTTACAGTATTAAGATCTATCAATCAAATAGGAGAAAATGCAACTACACTTAAAAAATCTATTGTAACCGTAAGAGAAGTTCAAAAAAAAGGTGTCATAGGTTCCTCTTTACCTATGATAATTATGAATACACTTATAGAGTTTATTTTTTTACTTATACTTAGTTTAGGAGCTCTTTGGGTTGCAAAAGAGGAGTTATCTTTTGCTGCTTTAGCTGCACTTCTTATTATTTTAGGAAGGCTTAGTGAACCTTTAGCTAATTTTTTAGCCATCGCAGGAGTTCTTGATGTTATGCATGCAGGATTTAAAAATATTAAAAAAATTTTTGATACAGAAGATTTTACAATACATAAGCCAATATTAGAACCTAAAAAGTTCAATATAGATTTTGACAATGTAACTTTTAATTATGATGATAGTGATAAAAAAGCTTTAGAATATTTATCTTTAGAGATAAAACAAAATTCTCTAACAGCAATAGTTGGTCCATCAGGGAGCGGTAAAACTACAATTACTAAACTTATAATGCGTTATGCAGACCCACAAAATGGAACTATCAAAATAGGAGATGTAGATATAAGAAATATGGAACAATCTAAGTTAATGAGTTATATTTCTGTGGTATTTCAAGATGTTTACCTATTTGATGATACCATCTTAAATAATATTAGAATGGGGAAACCAAATGCTAATAATGCAGAAGTGATGCTTGCATCAAAAGCTGCTTTTTGTCACGAATTTATCTCAAAGTTACCAAAAGGTTACGATACAAAAATTGGTGAGATTGGGGGAAGTTTAAGTGGTGGGGAGAGACAACGTATTTCAATAGCTAGAGCCATCTTAAAAGATGCTCCTATTGTTATTCTTGATGAACCAACCTCTGCACTTGATACACAAAGTGAAGTTGCAGTTCAAAATGCCTTGGATGAACTAATAAAAAATAAAACAGTAATTGTAATAGCACATAGACTCTCAACCATAGCCCATGCTGATAATATCTTAGTAATAGAAGATGGAAAATTAAAAGAGAGAGGAACACATATTGAATTAATGGCTAAAAAAGAGAAATACTACTCTATGGTTCAAGCTCAAGAAAGAACTAAAGAATGGAATTCAATAACAAAGAAAAAAAATGAATAA
- a CDS encoding MFS transporter: MNKKKLSINQIILLFSLYTTQYLGLAFFSVALIGILRQEDMPLEQLGLIYMLGLFWVFRFLWAPFIDKIKFKNIGHYKGWIIIFQSLMVIVLIAISMFDVATQLSIIIFLSLFFAFFASSQNIALDALVYKSTFKSQRSLALSIKTSSGLIGMVLGGGVGLIIYSYTNWQYTILLISFVTSLSLIQLFFYKEPQIKEKIMGENKIDFRQYIEFWRGKKRKMWLVLLLIYPASIASAYGMTTPILVDLGWSLDKIGYIVNIIGYGFGIIASFCATWFIKYFGKKNSLVIAAIGQSIGALLLLVLFYDSSDYVVMFVVGFIFVFYTPSAVIMSTLMMNQASKKSPAAQFAIQHSFFMFAGIFFTSISLTLSGIFGYSNVIIICSLIGGSAALLSLKIENITKKEVQNTDDRATIISPST; encoded by the coding sequence ATGAATAAAAAGAAATTATCAATAAATCAGATAATTTTATTGTTTAGTTTATATACTACACAATATTTGGGTTTAGCATTTTTTAGTGTTGCTCTTATAGGTATTTTAAGACAAGAAGATATGCCCCTAGAGCAACTAGGGCTGATTTATATGTTAGGACTTTTTTGGGTGTTTAGATTTTTGTGGGCTCCTTTTATTGATAAAATTAAATTTAAAAATATAGGTCACTACAAAGGATGGATTATAATATTTCAATCCCTTATGGTAATAGTATTAATAGCAATATCTATGTTTGATGTTGCAACCCAATTAAGTATAATTATTTTTTTAAGTCTATTTTTTGCATTTTTTGCATCTTCACAAAATATTGCTCTGGATGCCCTTGTATATAAAAGTACCTTTAAAAGTCAAAGGTCACTAGCACTATCAATTAAAACATCAAGTGGACTTATAGGGATGGTATTAGGTGGAGGAGTGGGATTAATTATTTACTCCTATACAAATTGGCAATATACTATTCTACTTATATCCTTTGTAACCTCACTATCATTAATACAACTATTTTTTTATAAAGAACCACAAATTAAAGAGAAAATAATGGGTGAGAATAAAATTGATTTCAGACAATATATAGAGTTTTGGAGAGGTAAAAAAAGGAAAATGTGGTTAGTTCTTCTATTAATATATCCTGCAAGTATTGCCTCTGCATATGGAATGACTACTCCAATTTTGGTAGATTTAGGATGGAGCTTGGATAAAATTGGATACATTGTAAATATTATTGGTTATGGTTTTGGAATTATTGCATCTTTTTGTGCCACATGGTTTATAAAATATTTTGGTAAAAAAAATAGTTTAGTTATTGCAGCCATTGGTCAAAGTATTGGTGCTCTTCTACTTTTGGTACTTTTTTATGACTCAAGCGATTATGTAGTAATGTTTGTTGTTGGATTTATTTTTGTTTTTTATACTCCCTCTGCTGTTATTATGTCAACTTTAATGATGAATCAAGCTTCAAAAAAATCCCCTGCAGCACAATTTGCTATACAACATAGCTTTTTTATGTTTGCAGGAATATTTTTTACTAGTATTTCCTTAACACTATCAGGTATTTTTGGTTATTCAAATGTGATTATAATCTGCTCACTTATTGGAGGTTCTGCTGCATTATTATCTTTAAAAATTGAGAATATAACAAAAAAGGAGGTTCAAAATACAGATGATAGAGCTACTATTATTAGCCCTAGCACTTAG
- a CDS encoding manganese efflux pump MntP family protein, protein MIELLLLALALSMDAFAVSIGLGIKNTKNIKILAIKTGLFFGMFQALMPFIGYMGGVGLKQYIQGYDSIIAFILLLIIGSKMIYESFGENIEEDITLISNKLLLILAIATSIDAMAAGFTLHLLNVTVYTALFIIGVTTFFISIFGIYIGKKGGNKYESKAELLGGLILILIGFKILLL, encoded by the coding sequence ATGATAGAGCTACTATTATTAGCCCTAGCACTTAGCATGGATGCCTTTGCTGTATCCATTGGACTTGGAATAAAAAATACTAAAAATATAAAAATATTAGCAATTAAAACAGGCCTATTCTTTGGTATGTTTCAGGCACTTATGCCTTTTATTGGTTATATGGGTGGTGTGGGTTTAAAGCAATATATACAAGGATATGACTCTATTATAGCTTTTATATTACTTTTGATTATTGGTTCTAAAATGATTTATGAGTCTTTTGGAGAGAATATTGAAGAGGATATCACTTTAATATCTAATAAGCTATTATTAATACTTGCAATAGCCACAAGTATTGATGCAATGGCTGCAGGTTTTACATTACATCTTCTAAATGTTACAGTTTATACTGCACTATTTATCATTGGAGTTACAACTTTTTTTATATCAATATTTGGAATATATATTGGTAAAAAAGGAGGTAACAAATATGAAAGCAAAGCTGAATTACTAGGGGGATTGATACTTATTTTAATTGGTTTTAAAATTTTATTACTTTAA